A single window of Dermacentor albipictus isolate Rhodes 1998 colony chromosome 1, USDA_Dalb.pri_finalv2, whole genome shotgun sequence DNA harbors:
- the LOC135897821 gene encoding uncharacterized protein encodes MEVVEVEGTKIAPEEVSVEAGWLVSHRKQRQTTQASSQLIHGSLRATASARTESTEQPALRRRAPRQPRLPKNDIKIVIRPRDGFNVSKLGDAQIRDSILQITGITTKEAEDDIYRSCTDNNVIVVSTPMMSNAEKYCRIRSLPIGAVRYAATAYVTPPEDTAKGVIHNIPSYDTEEDITNSLIYKKNPTILQARRMGKTNSVLIVFDGKQVPYHVYYRGAEYKCYLHKKRIEVCDICGTVGHRADVCPTPTQKKCKSCDTVNPQDDHPCHPCCALCGKDHPTGDKSCHRRFQTPHLLLQRRWERLRLGQQGADQEMGPSTSANGDSALPTPKSTLQPQAPERSNSRGRSRSRGRSRSRGRSQSQGRSHSRSGPDSTPPQQQGNTSLKTTTVKVQDAPPKVSWASIVSHTGHTTQPIATPVNTVSDATMHSFMQELRSLRAEIQELKTENANLKSQLADTQPKHLPSNADILPVPAIDCPHTTQQPTSHKRKALEQISKVATPAYTSEGNVNCEALTELQQRIERNLNEALDCKLATLLDASIAKALERAMDNLLTAKLETLLLPRIEQAFAAREQQRQENMDDTRKVLQDMVATLAQNHNTRLTELENTLLRPRAGPLKKPYSRPDKDGCE; translated from the coding sequence ATGGAGGTAGTAGAGGTTGAAGGCACGAAAATAGCCCCCGAAGAAGTTTCCGTTGAAGCAGGGTGGCTTGTCAGCCACCGTAAGCAACGACAGACTACACAGGCATCATCCCAACTCATACACGGATCCCTCCGTGCAACAGCAAGCGCACGCACCGAGAGTACCGAGCAGCCCGCACTACGCCGACGCGCACCACGGCAACCACGACTTCCGAAGAAtgatatcaagatcgtcatacGCCCAAGAGACGGTTTCAACGTGTCCAAACTAGGAGACGCCCAGATACGCGACTCAATACTACAGATCACGGGCATTACAACCAAAGAAGCAGAGGACGACATTTACCGCTCATGCACGGATAATAATGTCATTGTAGTTAGCACGCCAATGATGTCTAACGCCGAAAAATACTGTCGCATCCGCAGTCTCCCCATCGGAGCAGTCCGCTACGCTGCCACAGCATACGTCACACCGCCGGAGGACACAGCCAAAGGTGTCATACATAACATCCCTTCATATGACACGGAAGAAGACATTACCAACAGTCTCATTTACAAGAAGAACCCTACGATTCTGCAGGCCCGACGCATGGGCAAGACTAATTCAGTGCTCATCGTATTCGACGGAAAGCAAGTACCGTACCATGTCTACTACCGCGGAGCAGAATACAAATGCTATCTACATAAGAAGCGCATCGAGGTCTGCGACATCTGCGGGACCGtcggccacagggccgatgtatgccccactccaacccagaagaaatgcaagagctgTGACACAGTAAATCCACAGGATGATCACCCCTGTCACCCTTGCTGcgcgctctgcggcaaagaccacccgaCTGGTGATAAGTCCTGCCATCGCCGCTTCCAGACACCACACCTCCTACTCCAACGACGATGGGAACGCCTACGACTGGGACAACAAGGAGCTGACCAGGAGATGGGGCCATCGACTTCTGCAAATGGAGACTCAGCTCTGCCAACACCGAAGTCAACACTACAACCGCAGGCTCCCGAACGCAGCAATTCACGAGGACGCAGTCGGTCTCGTGGACGCAGCCGCTCCCGAGGTCGCAGTCAGTCACAAGGACGCAGTCACTCTCGGAGCGGACCGGATTCAACACCGCCGCAGCAGCAAGGAAACACAAGCCTTAAAACGACCACAGTCAAAGTGCAAGACGCACcccccaaggtaagctgggccagcattgtctcccacacaggtcacaccacacaacctatagcaaccccagtgaacacagttagtgacgctaccatgcacagcttcatgcaGGAGCTCCGATCCTTACGTGCTGAGATACAAGAACTCAAGACAGAAAATGCTAATCTCAAATCCCAACTTGCAGACACACAACCCAAGCATTTACCATCAAATGCAGACATCCTTCCTGTCCCTGCAATAGATTGCCCGCACACCACCCAACAACCAACCTCGCACAAACGCAAAGCTCTCGAACAAATCTCAAAAGTAGCAACACCAGCATACACTTCAGAAGGAAATGTCAACTGTGAGGCCCTCACTGAGCtgcaacagcggatagaacgcaacctcaacgaagcattagattgtaagcttgccacattgctcgacgcctccattgcaaaagctctcgaacgcgcaatggacaacctccttacggcgaaactagaaacgctactactgcccagaattgagcaagcctttgcggcaagagaacaacagcgacaggaaaacatggacgacacgcgcaaagtgcttcaagacatggtcgcaactttggctcaaaatcacaatacccgtttgacagaattggaaaacaccctactccgtcccagagcaggtcccctaaagaagccgtactcgcgtcccgacaaagatggctgcgagtaa